In bacterium, the sequence TGTGATATTTTTATTAGACCTTTTTAGCGCCAACGACGTTCCCGGTTCTTTTGAAATCAAGATACCTTGTTAAAAATATACCATGAATCATTCTAAATAATCTTCAGGAAAAATATTACCGCGATTTAGGATTTGGGCCGGATCAAATATTTTTTTGATGCGGGCCATTTCCATAAATCCGGTCTCGCCCACCATGAGTTTAAAAAAAGCATGCTTGATTTTTCCAATGCCATGTTCGGCACTCACCGTGCCGGCGTGTGCGACCACAGCCCGGGCAAAGTCCATATAGAGCTGTTTGGCAGTATCAAATTCATCCTGTGTACGCGGGAGAATATTGACGTGCAAATGGCATTCTCCGATGTGGCCGAAGATCAGGTATTCCAACCCTGAGGTATTTAGGGTTTGATAGTAAATATCAAGCATTTCAGGAAATGCATCACAGGGAACAGCCATATCGGTGCCGACTTTACGAAATTTCCTTTGGCGGACAATGGTGTTGACTGTTTCGGGGAGCGCGTGCCGAAATTCACGCAAATAATTTCTATCGGCCTTTGATTCTGCAATCCAAATCATTTTTTCGGGGATTTGGTTTTTTTCAAAAAAATTGTTCCAGTGTGTCAAAGTTGCGTCTTCCTGACCGGCTGCGTATTCCTGGTCAATCATCAGGACCGCTTCAGCGTTTTTTGGGATATTGGAAAAACTATCGCGGATGAGATCCAGCGCATTTTTATCCATGAATTCGAGGGCAGCGGGGGTGATTCCTGAAATAGGCTGCCGGCCCTTGGCGGCACTCCGGATGATTGTAGCACACGCGGCTGCGTCCGGTATGGATGTGAAAAATATGGCCATGGCAAAGATGCCGGCAGGCTCGGGCAAAAGACGCAGGGTTATTTTGGTGATCACAGCCAAGGTGCCGTCCATGCCGATGAGGAGATCAAGCGGGTCCATATTGGGGGCGGAAAAATAACCGGCTGCATTTTTTTCTACACCCAACCCGGGAAGGTCCGGGCGTGAGCATTCCAAGTATTTTCCTGATTCCAAAGGGAACTGTAAAAGATTCCCCTGTGAGATGTGTTGCCCGCGTTGGAGTTTAAGCGTTTCTCCAGTTGTCAGCACCGCCTCTATGCCCACGACATGCTGCCGGGTGGTGCCGTATTTAAAACACTGGCCGCCACTGGCATTGGTGGCCACATTGCCTCCCAGGGTACCGGTTCGCTCAGTGGGATCCGGGCCATAAATAAGACCGGCAGCGCCGACCGCAGCTTTGAGGGTATCAAGCCGCACGGCCGGTTCAACAGTGATTTGTTTGCCTTCCGGTCGGGTGACAATCTTATCCATTTGATTGAGCCGTTCTAAAGAGAGAATCGTTCCGCCGCAGGGAATACATCCGGCAGCCACACCGGTTCTACCTCCGGCAATGGTGATGGGATTTTTTTTTTCCGCAGCTGCTTTTAGAAAATCCGCAATTTCATTGGCGTTTTCCGGAATCACCAGACGATCAGCGGTTCCCTGCGTAAACCCGGAAGCATCTTCCAGATAACCGGCAATAATGGATGGATCGGTTTTGATGAGCATAAGCACATCCTTGAGGAAAATATTTACCGGAAGTATTTTGTTTTTTGTACAATAGTCTATTTAAATCATTTCGGAGTATTTTTTAGCATTGGAAAACGATAATTCTCCGGAAATGTATACGGTGTGCTGCTTGAAATATGGTTTGT encodes:
- a CDS encoding FAD-binding oxidoreductase, which gives rise to MLIKTDPSIIAGYLEDASGFTQGTADRLVIPENANEIADFLKAAAEKKNPITIAGGRTGVAAGCIPCGGTILSLERLNQMDKIVTRPEGKQITVEPAVRLDTLKAAVGAAGLIYGPDPTERTGTLGGNVATNASGGQCFKYGTTRQHVVGIEAVLTTGETLKLQRGQHISQGNLLQFPLESGKYLECSRPDLPGLGVEKNAAGYFSAPNMDPLDLLIGMDGTLAVITKITLRLLPEPAGIFAMAIFFTSIPDAAACATIIRSAAKGRQPISGITPAALEFMDKNALDLIRDSFSNIPKNAEAVLMIDQEYAAGQEDATLTHWNNFFEKNQIPEKMIWIAESKADRNYLREFRHALPETVNTIVRQRKFRKVGTDMAVPCDAFPEMLDIYYQTLNTSGLEYLIFGHIGECHLHVNILPRTQDEFDTAKQLYMDFARAVVAHAGTVSAEHGIGKIKHAFFKLMVGETGFMEMARIKKIFDPAQILNRGNIFPEDYLE